From the Manis javanica isolate MJ-LG chromosome 13, MJ_LKY, whole genome shotgun sequence genome, one window contains:
- the LOC140845655 gene encoding uncharacterized protein, with the protein MRSCCVEPSEGVGVREAETESLPARCGRWLREHFQRLCPCLPRSPEREPEPSVHGTEVPKRRAPWTGMRRKGRKLTGRVEPAPNTSRSAPEATLPPEDADKPPTGQRLPWSQPGSITGDTLTASSCNGGHDKGPEEDLRKPYPSCRMGQARRLAWEPERVPSIIDASQLSSTLEGQLLHHLVQEEHLGPTVAELKDPQQMQLAPQTQGGPAWWLEPVQELPETPVLERRMVSPASAPAEPEDVPAVASAPMAGPELEPQEPTAEPSSPRIGWARRLAWEPEHVPCAIDASQLSSTLVGQVLHHLVQEEHVGPMVAELEDLHQMHLAPETRGGPTSWLEPVQELPETPVLERRPVSPTSAPAELEDVPAEASAQGPGPEREPHEPSGLGPRALARMAPGVAEPGPDPEPTSPSAASPWDITGVVSDPELEPHESLGTGPMAPAGMAQGRAEPQVVLEPTSPCTMSTRDLPREGELTILAFAPRLVAEQLTLMCAELYSRVEYEECKVYVERQPRREAIVLLAPNIVNVLKHFGTTFHLVISSCLGGPSTRAQDRARVVEFWIQVAKKCLALRNFESFRAINFALQHPPVRRLESTWGHVSWKSSWIYKKLRKRNNRLKRKQLIKEARAMVRKWQQSPRALQHMNKQGMVPPLALILYDALQKQQEHHVDATDFIVELLTYKFLARQYDLEPKEHFLSFFRRVKILREDQCYGLSYHLEPQGQRAGRKGLLKFFRSRKI; encoded by the exons atgcggtcttgttgtgtggagccttctgaaggcgtgggagtcagggaagccgagacggagagtcttcctgctcgctgtgggcgttggctgagagaacacttccaacgcctctgtccgtgtctcccgaggagccccgag CGTGAACCTGAGCCATCTGTccatgggactgaggtccccaagcgcagggctccctggacaggaatgaggaggaaggggagaaagctcACGGGACGAGTGGAACCAGCTCCAAACACCAGCCGGAGCGCTCCTGAGGCCACCCTCCCTCCTGAGGACGCTGACAAGCCACCCACGGGCCAACGGCTCCCGTG gTCACAGCCGGGAAGCATCACGGGCGATACCCTCACCGCCTCCTCATGTAATGGGGGGCATGACAAGGGGCCAGAGGAGGATCTGAGAAA gccttaCCCCAGCTGCAGGATGGGACAGGCTAGGcgccttgcctgggagcccgagcgTGTGCCCAGCATCATAGATGCCAGCCAGCTTTCATCCACCCTGGAGGGCCAactcctccaccacttggtccaggaggaacacctggggcccacggtggcagagctgaaag ACCCACAGCAGATGCAGCTGGCTCCACAGACACAGGGAGGGCCGGCATGGTGGCTAGAgcccgtccaggagctccctgagacccctgtgctggagcgacgGATGGTGTCACCTGCAtcagcccctgcagagccagaggatgtcccagcagtggcctcagcccccatggcaggacctgagctggagccccaggagcccaCAGCAGAGCCTAGCAG ccccaggattggATGGGCTAGGcgccttgcctgggagcccgagcatgtGCCCTGCGCCATCGATGCAAGCCAGCTTTCATCCACCCTGGTGGGtcaagtcctccaccacttggtccaggaggagcacgtGGGGCCCATGGTGGCAGAgttggaag acctACATCAGATGcacctggctccagagacacgGGGAGGGCCGACTTCATGGCTAGAgcccgtccaggagctccctgagacccctgtgctggaacGACGGCCAGTGTCACCTActtcagcccctgcagagcttgaggatgtcccagcagaggcctcagcccaggggccaggccctgaacgggagccccatgagccttcgggcctggggcccagggcactcGCTAGAATGGCACCAGGCGTGGCAGAGCCAGGTCCAGAtccagagcccaccagccccagTGCTGCGAGCCCCTGGGACATTACAGGAGTGGTCTCAGACCCCGAACTGGAGCCCCATGAGTCCTTGGGCACGGGGCCCAtggcacctgcaggaatggcacagGGCCGGGCCGAGCCACAGGTGGTCctggagcccaccagcccctgtacCATGAGCACCCGGGATTTGCCGAGGGAGGGGGAGCTGACCATCCTGGCGTTTGCTCCacgcctggtggccgagcagctgaccctgatgtgtgcg GAGCTGTACAGTAGGGTTGAATATGAAGAATGCAAGGTCTACGTAGAGAGACAACCACGGAGGGAAGCCATTGTGCTCCTGGCCCCCAACATTGTTAACGTCCTCAAGCACTTTGGTACAACATTTCATttggtcatctcctcctgcctcgggggCCCGAGCACgagggcccaggacagggcccgagtggtggagttctggatacAGGTGGCCAAG aaGTGTCTGGCTCTCAGAAACTTTGAGTCCTTCCGTGCCATCAACTTTGCCCTGCAGCACCCTCCTGTACGTCGCCTGGAGAGCACCTGGGGACATGtgtcctg GAAGAGCTCCTGGATCTACAAAAAACTTAGAAAGAGGAACAACAGACTTAAAAGGAAACAGCTCATCAAG GAGGCGAGGGCCATGGTGAGGAAATGGCAGCAGTCCCCCAGGGCATTACAGCATATGAACAAGCAG ggcatggtcccgCCGCTCGCACTGATCCTGTACGACGCCTTACAGAAACAACAGGAACATCATGTGGAC gccacTGACTTCATAGTGGAGCTCCTCACATACAAGTTCCTGGCCAGGCAGTATGACCTGGAGCCCAAGGAgcactttttgtcctttttccgGAGAGTGAAGATCCTGCGAGAGGACCAGTG ctacggcCTGTCCTACCATCTGGAGCCCCAAGGTCAGAGGGCAGGCAGAAAAGGACTGTTAAAGTTCTTCAGGTCCCGCAAGATTTAA